One window from the genome of Drosophila albomicans strain 15112-1751.03 chromosome 2L, ASM965048v2, whole genome shotgun sequence encodes:
- the LOC117565140 gene encoding vascular endothelial growth factor receptor 1 isoform X6: MVAVNKMCKLRKALLFFIWISCFAAINSLPRPQQGLENNDILVNCGGELEVPLITPCKDSLKLEVDSDYTLHCEASEPIVWWHGDEGLLESETFDNAEDPNRPYGIKFHIKSAKVENVGAHYCIPQQLEPIGDNWSEIDLIELVNNEKASTIYIFVDDKSNLLAPLDPIINARQYTDLVIPCKPAMPETEVLLTFNGADRTVHTIHSNRISQSHHSTYHSLKYDPKHGFTFHIVGQMSNVNCSDASLTSRYHVDMHYSKANDRLNKPLITSSSRGHVYQGETFELVCEVYSPYNVNYKLSWSLPNKVDPSRTNRTGPYFDKSNKNVTHQLAHSTLTVRDAKLEDKGVYKCTIKGDYGAPEFSSYKMVVMEPNSTYLKVREPSDYYTVQEYANRSIQMNAVFEGFPAPTFKWYKPNGIEVWETEPNFKILSTESSTTLKVINAQLENSGTYILKGTNGIDSKQLEFNVSVISGPVLSMEDVYVVEGQEAHLNCTVQSYPTAVVTFLFKPCSLKPRWPSCSLATQNFSSETIQELYQYRTSSRPGTLSVEFIHEAIFTPKEPGIIICVAQNLINNIPVTKQKSAHVMLGDIAQNMTIDGLNTNHNIAKGDEETFTCSALAYHFDGNLEWFLNGEPITEGSGITMETNYTTYSYKSTLKFSAISDKDRGTYMCRARNINPPDNYESREINVYVHDPKAPQWEYTNLNPKSKIERNLGDTLELQCRSKAMPPATVKWYKDEVLVQTTNHTHILEDGKTLRIPHLYPKDDGIYRCVVNNRLGSIENSATVIIANLPGVSKLWIWMLAIFFTVLIALCAFLAIRYRQERKRHLALKAAGLANFEEGAVEHINPALSLDEQAELLPYDRGFEFPRDKLKLGKQLGAGAFGVVLKGEAQGIRNDEAVSIVAVKMVKRTADAEVVRALVSELKIMVHLGQHLNVVNLLGAVTKNIAKRELMVIVEYCRFGNIQNFLLRNRKCFINQINPMNDRIDATIMTQRISDSFDLHRDNAGNGCGSVGGIGGGLKYANVGYPNHPYINHMNSVNNNYTQNHRSNSDNDPRSGTRAGRTTSGGGSTTYDRQLDTCATEATVMTTVPEDDHHVMSNNSIQPAWRSNYKTDSTEAMTVTTTDLVSWAFQVARGMDYLSSKKVLHGDLAARNILLCEDNVVKICDFGLARSMYRGDNYKKSESGKLPIKWLALESLSDHVFSTYSDVWSFGIVLWELFSLSKVPYPGIDPNQELFNKLNDGYRMEKPPYANQELYEIMLECWRKSPESRPLFNVLEKRFANMLGEDAANHYLDLNDPYMRSNTEYLRNHPTDYLSLMGSPDEFAPAAPRYVNGHIVPDIRIEDVPDDYLQMNTENSTAIFSPTRPKGDVTNQHTDFKDKQPTTETSFTFPTDNQHGQHSPTLANNMESSAIHKSLRRKNGMPTVDAADQAPEEIPMLHRISSSDDGDRSPEQQRKFPQYTGPTPSPRHHVETTLNGDSENYVNVKPPRKNLVNKSSAAASSTTDAFSNPSYQPLTAVNAEKTERRY; this comes from the exons ATGGTTGCTGTTAACAAAATGTGCAAGTTACGCAAGGCGCTGCTCTTTTTCATTTGGATCTCATGTTTTGCCGCCATCAACTCAT TGCCCCGTCCTCAGCAAGGCCTAGAGAACAATGATATTCTCGTCAATTGTGGCGGAGAGCTGGAGGTTCCGCTTATAACACCCTGCAAGGACTCGCTTAAACTGGAGGTCGACAGCGACTATACGCTGCATTGTGAGGCCAGCGAACCGATCGTTTGGTGGCATGGCGATGAAGGTTTGCTTGAAAGCGAAACGTTCGATAATGCCGAGGACCCAAACCGTCCCTATGGCATCAAGTTCCACATTAAATCGGCGAAAGTTGAGAATGTTGGCGCTCACTATTGCATCCCCCAGCAATTGGAGCCCATTGGAGACAACTGGTCGGAAATCGATTTGATTGAGTTGGTCAACAATGAGAAGGCCAGCACAATATACATCTTTGTCGACGACAAATCCAATCTACTGGCGCCCCTCGATCCCATAATAAATGCACGACAATACACCGACCTGGTAATACCCTGCAAGCCGGCAATGCCCGAGACAGAGGTGTTGCTAACATTCAATGGAGCG GATCGTACTGTCCACACAATTCACTCAAATAGGATTTCGCAGAGTCACCATAGTACCTATCATAGTTTGAAATATGATCCAAAGCATGgattcacatttcacattgtTGGCCAAATGAGCAACGTTAATTGCAGCGATGCATCGTTGACGAGTCGCTACCATGTGGACATGCATTATTCAA AAGCAAATGATCGCCTCAACAAGCCGCTTATAACCTCAAGCTCACGTGGCCACGTCTATCAGGGTGAAACTTTCGAACTGGTCTGCGAAGTTTACTCTCCCTACAATGTTAATTACAAGCTGTCTTGGAGCCTACCCAATAAAGTGGATCCG AGTCGCACCAACCGCACCGGGCCGTACTTcgacaagagcaacaaaaatgtaaccCATCAACTGGCTCATAGCACGTTGACGGTGCGAGACGCGAAACTTGAAGACAAAGGTGTCTACAAGTGTACCATAAAAGGTGATTATGGAGCCCCTGAGTTCTCTTCCTACAAGATGGTCGTAATGG AGCCCAACTCGACATATCTCAAAGTCCGTGAGCCTTCAGATTATTACACAGTTCAGGAATATGCCAACAGATCCATACAGATGAACGCCGTATTCGAAGGCTTTCCGGCGCCCACATTCAAGTGGTATAAGCCCAACGGTATTGAGGTCTGGGAGACCGAGCCGAACTTTAAGATCCTATCCACAGAATCGAGCACTACACTGAAGGTGATCAACGCCCAGCTAGAGAATAGCGGCACCTACATCCTCAAGGGTACCAATGGCATTGATTCGAAGCAATTGGAGTTCAATGTGAGCGTCATTTCGGGTCCAGTGCTCAGCATGGAAGATGTCTATGTGGTTGAAGGCCAGGAAGCGCATCTCAACTGTACCGTCCAATCGTATCCCACAGCTGTGGTGACATTCCTCTTTAAGCCATGCAGCCTGAAGCCGCGTTGGCCATCCTGTTCGTTGGCCACACAAAACTTTAGT TCTGAAACAATCCAGGAACTTTATCAG TATAGAACTAGCTCCCGTCCTGGCACACTAAGCGTAGAGTTTATACACGAGGCGATCTTCACACCCAAGGAACCAGGAATTATTATCTGCGTGGCACAGAATTTGATCAACAACATTCCAGTAACGAAGCAGAAATCGGCACATGTAATGTTGGGAGATATAGCGCAGAATATGACCATTGATGGGCTGAACACCAATCACAACATAGCCAAGGGGGATGAAGAGACATTCACATGCTCAGCGCTAGCTTATCACTTCGATGGTAATCTGGAATGGTTCCTGAATGGCGAGCCTATCACTGAGGGTTCTG GTATTACTATGGAAACCAATTACACAACATACTCTTACAAAAGTACGCTAAAGTTTAGCGCAATCTCTGATAAAGATCGTGGCACTTACATGTGCAGAGCGCGTAATATTAATCCACCCGATAATTACGAAAGTCGGGAAATTAATGTCTATGTGCACGATCCCAAAGCACCGCAATGGGAATACACGAATCTTAATCCAAAGTCGAAAATCGAACGCAATCTGGGAGATACGTTGGAACTCCAATGCCGTTCCAAAGCCATGCCTCCAGCCACAGTTAAATGGTATAAGGACGAAGTCTTAGTGCAAACCACAAATCACACTCACATACTGGAAGACGGCAAAACATTGCGTATTCCCCATCTCTACCCCAAGGACGATGGCATCTACCGCTGTGTGGTGAATAATCGTTTGGGCAGCATTGAGAACTCCGCCACCGTAATAATAGCCA atCTACCGGGTGTTAGCAAGCTCTGGATTTGGATGCTTGCCATCTTCTTTACGGTGCTCATCGCACTGTGCGCATTCCTGGCCATTCGCTATCGTCAGGAACGCAAGCGACATTTGGCTCTTAAGGCCGCCGGTTTGGCCAACTTTGAGGAGGGCGCTGTGGAGCACATCAATCCAGCATTGTCACTCGACGAGCAGGCCGAATTGTTGCCTTACGACCGTGGTTTTGAGTTCCCGCGTGACAAACTTAAGCTGGGCAAGCAGCTGGGCGCCGGCGCCTTTGGTGTGGTGCTCAAGGGTGAAGCGCAGGGCATTCGTAATGATGAGGCTGTATCGATAGTCGCGGTGAAGATGGTTAAACGCACCGCAGATGCAGAAGTGGTGCGTGCTCTTGTCTCGGAACTGAAGATTATGGTACATTTGGGACAGCATCTGAATGTGGTCAATCTACTGGGTGCCGTCACCAAAAACATAGCCAAGC GCGAACTGATGGTCATTGTGGAGTATTGTCGTTTCGGAAACATTCAAAACTTTTTACTGCGCAATCGCAAATGCTtcataaaccaaataaatccAATGAACGATCGAATTGATGCCACAATTATGACACAACGGATATCCGACAGCTTTGATCTGCATCG TGATAATGCTGGTAATGGTTGTGGTAGTGTTGGTGGTATTGGTGGTGGCTTGAAGTATGCTAACGTCGGTTACCCGAACCATCCATATATCAATCACATGAACTCCGTAAACAACAACTATACGCAAAATCATCGCAGCAACTCCGACAACGATCCCCGCTCGGGCACACGAGCCGGACGCACCACCTCCGGCGGCGGCAGCACCACCTACGACCGTCAGCTGGACACTTGCGCCACAGAGGCCACCGTCATGACCACTGTACCAGAGG ATGATCATCATGTGATGTCCAATAACTCCATTCAGCCCGCTTGGCGCTCCAATTACAAGACCGACTCTACGGAAGCGATGACTGTGACTACCACAGACTTGGTCAGCTGGGCTTTCCAGGTCGCTCGTGGAATGGACTATTTATCGTCCAAGAAGGTGCTTCACGGAGATCTTGCGGCGAGAAACATTCTACTATGCGAAGACAACGTTGTGAAAATCTGCGACTTTGGCTTGGCACGTTCCATGTACAGAGGCGACAACTATAAGAAATCCG AGAGCGGCAAGCTGCCCATCAAGTGGCTGGCGCTAGAATCGTTGAGCGATCATGTGTTCAGCACCTATAGCGATGTATGGTCCTTTGGTATTGTGCTTTGGGAGCTATTCTCACTCTCAAAGGTGCCATATCCGGGTATTGATCCCAACCAGGAGCTGTTCAACAAGCTAAACGATGGTTACCGTATGGAAAAGCCGCCATATGCCAACCAAGAACTCTACGAAATAATGCTAGAGTGCTGGCGCAAGAG CCCCGAGAGCAGACCGCTTTTCAATGTGCTAGAGAAACGCTTTGCTAACATGCTGGGGGAGGATGCAGCCAAC CACTACCTGGATCTGAATGATCCGTATATGCGCTCAAACACGGAGTACTTGAGAAATCATCCCACAGACTACTTGTCGTTAATGGGTTCTCCTGATGAATTTGCTCCCGCTGCGCCACGCTATGTCAATGGACACATAGTGCCCGATATAA GAATTGAAGATGTGCCCGATGATTATCTGCAAATGAACACTGAGAATAGCACCGCCATATTTTCACCCACGCGTCCCAAAGGCGACGTCACCAATCAACACACCGACTTTAAGGATAAGCAACCAACAACCGAAACATCTTTCACCTTCCCAACAGATAACCAACATGGCCAACACTCACCCACATTGGCCAACAACATGGAAAGCAGCGCTATCCACAAATCGCTACGTCGTAAGAACGGCATGCCAACAGTTGATGCTGCCGATCAGGCACCCGAGGAGATACCCATGCTGCATCGGATTTCGTCATCAGACGATGGCGATCGAAGTCCcgaacaacaacgaaaatttCCCCAATATACGGGGCCAACACCGTCACCACGGCATCATGTCGAAACGACACTCAATGGCGATAGCGAAAACTATGTGAATGTGAAACCGCCTCGTAAAAATCTTGTCAACAAATCatctgcagcagcaagcagcacaACAGATGCTTTCTCGAATCCCAGCTATCAGCCACTGACAGCTGTTAATGCAGAGAAGACAGAGCGAAGGTattaa
- the LOC117565140 gene encoding vascular endothelial growth factor receptor 1 isoform X5 produces the protein MVAVNKMCKLRKALLFFIWISCFAAINSLPRPQQGLENNDILVNCGGELEVPLITPCKDSLKLEVDSDYTLHCEASEPIVWWHGDEGLLESETFDNAEDPNRPYGIKFHIKSAKVENVGAHYCIPQQLEPIGDNWSEIDLIELVNNEKASTIYIFVDDKSNLLAPLDPIINARQYTDLVIPCKPAMPETEVLLTFNGATFSSETTGRYDPKRGFFIVIRSVTDAGYYTCVPKIPSPDNEEESTLIDVRFIGNGHIDTFGLDNATTDMVLTEKITNKTHDEFKVMVIDNDSDESILNVTNNIDSDIVTLIPGAGHVASPSDNDNDDDNEQHDSRDQDSDYYSSLSSRHREKRSPIRTTRSPSMMNPSPSRGPQGQANDRLNKPLITSSSRGHVYQGETFELVCEVYSPYNVNYKLSWSLPNKVDPSRTNRTGPYFDKSNKNVTHQLAHSTLTVRDAKLEDKGVYKCTIKGDYGAPEFSSYKMVVMEPNSTYLKVREPSDYYTVQEYANRSIQMNAVFEGFPAPTFKWYKPNGIEVWETEPNFKILSTESSTTLKVINAQLENSGTYILKGTNGIDSKQLEFNVSVISGPVLSMEDVYVVEGQEAHLNCTVQSYPTAVVTFLFKPCSLKPRWPSCSLATQNFSSETIQELYQYRTSSRPGTLSVEFIHEAIFTPKEPGIIICVAQNLINNIPVTKQKSAHVMLGDIAQNMTIDGLNTNHNIAKGDEETFTCSALAYHFDGNLEWFLNGEPITEGSGITMETNYTTYSYKSTLKFSAISDKDRGTYMCRARNINPPDNYESREINVYVHDPKAPQWEYTNLNPKSKIERNLGDTLELQCRSKAMPPATVKWYKDEVLVQTTNHTHILEDGKTLRIPHLYPKDDGIYRCVVNNRLGSIENSATVIIANLPGVSKLWIWMLAIFFTVLIALCAFLAIRYRQERKRHLALKAAGLANFEEGAVEHINPALSLDEQAELLPYDRGFEFPRDKLKLGKQLGAGAFGVVLKGEAQGIRNDEAVSIVAVKMVKRTADAEVVRALVSELKIMVHLGQHLNVVNLLGAVTKNIAKRELMVIVEYCRFGNIQNFLLRNRKCFINQINPMNDRIDATIMTQRISDSFDLHRDNAGNGCGSVGGIGGGLKYANVGYPNHPYINHMNSVNNNYTQNHRSNSDNDPRSGTRAGRTTSGGGSTTYDRQLDTCATEATVMTTVPEDDHHVMSNNSIQPAWRSNYKTDSTEAMTVTTTDLVSWAFQVARGMDYLSSKKVLHGDLAARNILLCEDNVVKICDFGLARSMYRGDNYKKSESGKLPIKWLALESLSDHVFSTYSDVWSFGIVLWELFSLSKVPYPGIDPNQELFNKLNDGYRMEKPPYANQELYEIMLECWRKSPESRPLFNVLEKRFANMLGEDAANHYLDLNDPYMRSNTEYLRNHPTDYLSLMGSPDEFAPAAPRYVNGHIVPDINNQHGQHSPTLANNMESSAIHKSLRRKNGMPTVDAADQAPEEIPMLHRISSSDDGDRSPEQQRKFPQYTGPTPSPRHHVETTLNGDSENYVNVKPPRKNLVNKSSAAASSTTDAFSNPSYQPLTAVNAEKTERRY, from the exons ATGGTTGCTGTTAACAAAATGTGCAAGTTACGCAAGGCGCTGCTCTTTTTCATTTGGATCTCATGTTTTGCCGCCATCAACTCAT TGCCCCGTCCTCAGCAAGGCCTAGAGAACAATGATATTCTCGTCAATTGTGGCGGAGAGCTGGAGGTTCCGCTTATAACACCCTGCAAGGACTCGCTTAAACTGGAGGTCGACAGCGACTATACGCTGCATTGTGAGGCCAGCGAACCGATCGTTTGGTGGCATGGCGATGAAGGTTTGCTTGAAAGCGAAACGTTCGATAATGCCGAGGACCCAAACCGTCCCTATGGCATCAAGTTCCACATTAAATCGGCGAAAGTTGAGAATGTTGGCGCTCACTATTGCATCCCCCAGCAATTGGAGCCCATTGGAGACAACTGGTCGGAAATCGATTTGATTGAGTTGGTCAACAATGAGAAGGCCAGCACAATATACATCTTTGTCGACGACAAATCCAATCTACTGGCGCCCCTCGATCCCATAATAAATGCACGACAATACACCGACCTGGTAATACCCTGCAAGCCGGCAATGCCCGAGACAGAGGTGTTGCTAACATTCAATGGAGCG ACATTTTCCAGTGAGACAACCGGTCGCTACGATCCCAAGCGCGGTTTCTTTATTGTAATTCGAAGTGTTACCGATGCTGGGTATTATACTTGTGTCCCCAAAATTCCATCGCCGGATAACGAAGAGGAATCAACGCTCATTGATGTGCGCTTTATTGGTAACGGTCATATTGATA CATTTGGATTGGACAATGCTACAACAGACATGGTTCTGACTGAGAAGATAACTAACAAAACGCACGATGAATTTAAGGTTATggttatcgataacgatagtGATGAATCGATCCTCAATGTTACTAACAATATCGACAGTGATATCGTTACACTAATACCTGGTGCTGGGCATGTTGCATCCCCCTCCGACAACGATAACGATGACGATAATGAGCAGCATGATTCGCGTGATCAAGACAGCGATTATTATTCATCATTATCGTCGCGTCATCGAGAAAAGCGTAGTCCAATAAGAACTACGAGATCGCCCTCAATGATGAATCCCTCGCCCTCAAGGGGACCCCAAGGGC AAGCAAATGATCGCCTCAACAAGCCGCTTATAACCTCAAGCTCACGTGGCCACGTCTATCAGGGTGAAACTTTCGAACTGGTCTGCGAAGTTTACTCTCCCTACAATGTTAATTACAAGCTGTCTTGGAGCCTACCCAATAAAGTGGATCCG AGTCGCACCAACCGCACCGGGCCGTACTTcgacaagagcaacaaaaatgtaaccCATCAACTGGCTCATAGCACGTTGACGGTGCGAGACGCGAAACTTGAAGACAAAGGTGTCTACAAGTGTACCATAAAAGGTGATTATGGAGCCCCTGAGTTCTCTTCCTACAAGATGGTCGTAATGG AGCCCAACTCGACATATCTCAAAGTCCGTGAGCCTTCAGATTATTACACAGTTCAGGAATATGCCAACAGATCCATACAGATGAACGCCGTATTCGAAGGCTTTCCGGCGCCCACATTCAAGTGGTATAAGCCCAACGGTATTGAGGTCTGGGAGACCGAGCCGAACTTTAAGATCCTATCCACAGAATCGAGCACTACACTGAAGGTGATCAACGCCCAGCTAGAGAATAGCGGCACCTACATCCTCAAGGGTACCAATGGCATTGATTCGAAGCAATTGGAGTTCAATGTGAGCGTCATTTCGGGTCCAGTGCTCAGCATGGAAGATGTCTATGTGGTTGAAGGCCAGGAAGCGCATCTCAACTGTACCGTCCAATCGTATCCCACAGCTGTGGTGACATTCCTCTTTAAGCCATGCAGCCTGAAGCCGCGTTGGCCATCCTGTTCGTTGGCCACACAAAACTTTAGT TCTGAAACAATCCAGGAACTTTATCAG TATAGAACTAGCTCCCGTCCTGGCACACTAAGCGTAGAGTTTATACACGAGGCGATCTTCACACCCAAGGAACCAGGAATTATTATCTGCGTGGCACAGAATTTGATCAACAACATTCCAGTAACGAAGCAGAAATCGGCACATGTAATGTTGGGAGATATAGCGCAGAATATGACCATTGATGGGCTGAACACCAATCACAACATAGCCAAGGGGGATGAAGAGACATTCACATGCTCAGCGCTAGCTTATCACTTCGATGGTAATCTGGAATGGTTCCTGAATGGCGAGCCTATCACTGAGGGTTCTG GTATTACTATGGAAACCAATTACACAACATACTCTTACAAAAGTACGCTAAAGTTTAGCGCAATCTCTGATAAAGATCGTGGCACTTACATGTGCAGAGCGCGTAATATTAATCCACCCGATAATTACGAAAGTCGGGAAATTAATGTCTATGTGCACGATCCCAAAGCACCGCAATGGGAATACACGAATCTTAATCCAAAGTCGAAAATCGAACGCAATCTGGGAGATACGTTGGAACTCCAATGCCGTTCCAAAGCCATGCCTCCAGCCACAGTTAAATGGTATAAGGACGAAGTCTTAGTGCAAACCACAAATCACACTCACATACTGGAAGACGGCAAAACATTGCGTATTCCCCATCTCTACCCCAAGGACGATGGCATCTACCGCTGTGTGGTGAATAATCGTTTGGGCAGCATTGAGAACTCCGCCACCGTAATAATAGCCA atCTACCGGGTGTTAGCAAGCTCTGGATTTGGATGCTTGCCATCTTCTTTACGGTGCTCATCGCACTGTGCGCATTCCTGGCCATTCGCTATCGTCAGGAACGCAAGCGACATTTGGCTCTTAAGGCCGCCGGTTTGGCCAACTTTGAGGAGGGCGCTGTGGAGCACATCAATCCAGCATTGTCACTCGACGAGCAGGCCGAATTGTTGCCTTACGACCGTGGTTTTGAGTTCCCGCGTGACAAACTTAAGCTGGGCAAGCAGCTGGGCGCCGGCGCCTTTGGTGTGGTGCTCAAGGGTGAAGCGCAGGGCATTCGTAATGATGAGGCTGTATCGATAGTCGCGGTGAAGATGGTTAAACGCACCGCAGATGCAGAAGTGGTGCGTGCTCTTGTCTCGGAACTGAAGATTATGGTACATTTGGGACAGCATCTGAATGTGGTCAATCTACTGGGTGCCGTCACCAAAAACATAGCCAAGC GCGAACTGATGGTCATTGTGGAGTATTGTCGTTTCGGAAACATTCAAAACTTTTTACTGCGCAATCGCAAATGCTtcataaaccaaataaatccAATGAACGATCGAATTGATGCCACAATTATGACACAACGGATATCCGACAGCTTTGATCTGCATCG TGATAATGCTGGTAATGGTTGTGGTAGTGTTGGTGGTATTGGTGGTGGCTTGAAGTATGCTAACGTCGGTTACCCGAACCATCCATATATCAATCACATGAACTCCGTAAACAACAACTATACGCAAAATCATCGCAGCAACTCCGACAACGATCCCCGCTCGGGCACACGAGCCGGACGCACCACCTCCGGCGGCGGCAGCACCACCTACGACCGTCAGCTGGACACTTGCGCCACAGAGGCCACCGTCATGACCACTGTACCAGAGG ATGATCATCATGTGATGTCCAATAACTCCATTCAGCCCGCTTGGCGCTCCAATTACAAGACCGACTCTACGGAAGCGATGACTGTGACTACCACAGACTTGGTCAGCTGGGCTTTCCAGGTCGCTCGTGGAATGGACTATTTATCGTCCAAGAAGGTGCTTCACGGAGATCTTGCGGCGAGAAACATTCTACTATGCGAAGACAACGTTGTGAAAATCTGCGACTTTGGCTTGGCACGTTCCATGTACAGAGGCGACAACTATAAGAAATCCG AGAGCGGCAAGCTGCCCATCAAGTGGCTGGCGCTAGAATCGTTGAGCGATCATGTGTTCAGCACCTATAGCGATGTATGGTCCTTTGGTATTGTGCTTTGGGAGCTATTCTCACTCTCAAAGGTGCCATATCCGGGTATTGATCCCAACCAGGAGCTGTTCAACAAGCTAAACGATGGTTACCGTATGGAAAAGCCGCCATATGCCAACCAAGAACTCTACGAAATAATGCTAGAGTGCTGGCGCAAGAG CCCCGAGAGCAGACCGCTTTTCAATGTGCTAGAGAAACGCTTTGCTAACATGCTGGGGGAGGATGCAGCCAAC CACTACCTGGATCTGAATGATCCGTATATGCGCTCAAACACGGAGTACTTGAGAAATCATCCCACAGACTACTTGTCGTTAATGGGTTCTCCTGATGAATTTGCTCCCGCTGCGCCACGCTATGTCAATGGACACATAGTGCCCGATATAA ATAACCAACATGGCCAACACTCACCCACATTGGCCAACAACATGGAAAGCAGCGCTATCCACAAATCGCTACGTCGTAAGAACGGCATGCCAACAGTTGATGCTGCCGATCAGGCACCCGAGGAGATACCCATGCTGCATCGGATTTCGTCATCAGACGATGGCGATCGAAGTCCcgaacaacaacgaaaatttCCCCAATATACGGGGCCAACACCGTCACCACGGCATCATGTCGAAACGACACTCAATGGCGATAGCGAAAACTATGTGAATGTGAAACCGCCTCGTAAAAATCTTGTCAACAAATCatctgcagcagcaagcagcacaACAGATGCTTTCTCGAATCCCAGCTATCAGCCACTGACAGCTGTTAATGCAGAGAAGACAGAGCGAAGGTattaa